In Hydrogenovibrio marinus, a single genomic region encodes these proteins:
- a CDS encoding FAD-dependent oxidoreductase codes for MRTRNFDVVIVGGGVTGTALSYVLAKYTDVKSICILEKYGAIAALNSNATSNSQTLHCGDIETNYTLAKATQVKHTANMLVHYAEQVEKNDFLFKFPKMILAVGEDECERLVKRHEEFKDAFPYMELWDFDRIAEVEPAVAYKDGKPRPEKIMASGCTDEYSAVNYGNLSRSFIDSARKAGKDVQVYLSTEVERIVEVEHDHYECQTAQGTFNSRFVVVSAGAHSLLLANQLGHGMDLSILPMAGSFYFAPKILNGKVYTMQNDKLPFAAIHGDPDLTAPDKTRLGPTALMLPKLERYTGGTYLDFWRSLKLDGKVLKVFWDLMRDGTIRNYVLKNFLFEVPWFNKRLFVKDAQKILPDLKASDIYYADGYGGVRPQVIDKTTRELKLGEASIVPEDDHIIFNMTPSPGATTCLGNAYRDAKIICERLGVPMKREQLINDLLDGEDL; via the coding sequence ATGCGCACCCGAAATTTTGATGTTGTAATTGTTGGCGGTGGAGTCACCGGTACAGCGTTAAGCTACGTCTTAGCGAAATACACTGACGTCAAAAGCATCTGTATCCTGGAAAAATATGGCGCTATCGCTGCCCTAAACTCCAATGCAACCAGCAACAGCCAAACTTTGCATTGCGGCGATATTGAAACCAATTACACCCTAGCGAAAGCCACGCAAGTCAAGCACACAGCAAATATGCTGGTGCACTATGCCGAACAAGTTGAAAAAAACGACTTTCTTTTCAAATTCCCGAAAATGATTTTAGCGGTGGGCGAAGACGAATGTGAACGCCTTGTAAAACGCCACGAAGAATTCAAAGACGCCTTCCCTTACATGGAACTTTGGGATTTCGACCGCATTGCAGAAGTCGAGCCAGCGGTTGCCTACAAAGATGGCAAGCCACGCCCTGAAAAAATCATGGCTAGCGGCTGTACCGACGAATACTCTGCTGTCAATTACGGCAACTTGTCTCGTTCGTTTATCGACAGCGCTCGCAAAGCCGGTAAAGACGTACAAGTTTACTTGAGCACGGAAGTCGAGCGCATTGTCGAAGTGGAGCACGACCATTACGAATGCCAAACGGCACAGGGTACATTCAACTCACGCTTTGTGGTGGTTTCAGCCGGTGCCCACAGCCTATTGCTTGCTAATCAGTTAGGACACGGCATGGATCTTTCCATCCTGCCGATGGCCGGTAGCTTCTACTTCGCACCAAAAATTCTAAACGGCAAAGTCTACACCATGCAAAACGACAAACTGCCGTTTGCCGCCATTCATGGTGATCCGGATTTGACCGCACCAGACAAAACTCGTCTAGGACCAACCGCTTTGATGTTGCCAAAACTGGAACGTTACACGGGTGGAACCTATCTGGATTTCTGGCGCAGCTTGAAGCTCGATGGCAAAGTACTGAAAGTCTTCTGGGACTTGATGCGCGATGGCACAATCCGTAACTACGTTCTGAAAAACTTCTTGTTTGAAGTACCTTGGTTCAACAAGCGTCTATTCGTCAAAGACGCACAAAAAATCCTACCGGATTTAAAAGCCTCTGACATTTACTATGCCGATGGCTACGGTGGGGTACGCCCTCAAGTTATCGACAAGACTACCCGAGAGCTTAAATTGGGTGAAGCCAGCATTGTGCCTGAAGACGACCACATCATCTTCAACATGACGCCATCACCAGGGGCAACCACTTGCTTAGGTAATGCTTACCGCGACGCTAAAATCATTTGTGAGCGATTGGGCGTTCCAATGAAACGCGAACAGTTGATTAACGACCTACTAGACGGTGAAGACCTCTAA
- a CDS encoding CobW family GTP-binding protein, with the protein MKTSNQPASNTKYPVNLVTGLLGSGKTTLIRHLLESKPQNEIWGLLINDFGEIGIDAAALTNPQNPENTPLMEVSGGCLCCTAFHGYQQALSTLLAQKVNRIIIEPTGLGHPAKIIDLLKQPPFTELVSISGIIGVITATQLSPERWQKSAIMRDIVTLADTLIVNKNDLATPTELAAAQSVLDNTYPPKENCIVTSLRNSVLLAPPNLVDFKQIQQPFYLIAGLDEHAQQTAGTPQPFASTLPLCTRSEMRIGNTSTIGWVFDSQLQFHRTHFLAWLNSLIIDTDKNLLRAKGLIKTGNEWQHLNTVDQQTQLSDIAWRQDSRLELIFSHALTERDIAALESGLSECLFTRN; encoded by the coding sequence GTGAAGACCTCTAACCAACCAGCTTCCAATACCAAATACCCCGTCAATCTTGTCACGGGGCTATTGGGAAGCGGCAAAACCACCCTTATCCGACACCTGCTTGAGTCCAAACCTCAAAATGAGATTTGGGGACTACTCATTAACGACTTCGGTGAAATCGGCATTGATGCCGCTGCACTGACAAATCCCCAAAACCCGGAAAACACCCCTTTAATGGAAGTGTCAGGTGGCTGTCTATGCTGCACTGCATTTCATGGTTATCAACAGGCGTTATCGACTCTGTTAGCACAAAAGGTCAATCGCATCATTATCGAACCGACCGGGCTGGGACACCCCGCCAAAATTATCGACCTATTGAAACAACCGCCGTTCACTGAACTTGTTTCGATTTCCGGTATTATCGGTGTCATCACCGCTACACAACTTTCGCCGGAGCGCTGGCAAAAGTCCGCCATCATGCGAGACATAGTCACGCTTGCCGACACATTAATCGTCAATAAAAACGACCTGGCAACACCAACGGAATTGGCAGCGGCGCAATCGGTTTTGGATAACACCTACCCGCCCAAGGAAAACTGTATTGTCACTTCTTTGCGAAACAGCGTTTTACTAGCGCCCCCCAACCTGGTAGATTTTAAGCAAATCCAGCAACCCTTTTACCTCATCGCCGGACTGGATGAACATGCTCAGCAAACTGCTGGCACCCCGCAACCTTTTGCCTCGACATTGCCTTTATGTACCCGCTCAGAAATGCGCATTGGCAACACCAGCACCATCGGCTGGGTGTTTGATTCACAACTGCAATTTCACCGCACCCATTTTCTGGCATGGTTGAACAGCTTAATCATCGACACCGACAAAAACCTCCTGCGAGCAAAAGGCTTGATCAAAACTGGGAATGAATGGCAGCACCTCAACACTGTTGACCAGCAAACCCAGCTCTCCGACATCGCTTGGCGTCAAGACAGTCGGCTAGAACTTATCTTCAGCCACGCATTAACCGAGCGGGATATTGCTGCGCTGGAAAGCGGGTTATCAGAGTGTCTTTTCACCCGAAATTAA
- the folE2 gene encoding GTP cyclohydrolase FolE2: protein MTKNMPDIACQPYENPQGKLNWVGMSGIELPILVENEQRTPTQLSSQVQAYVSLDDPLSKGIHMSRLYVLLDQKGAEAPLSAQHVKGLLQAFIDSHEGLSNHAFVEFRFDYYERRRSLKSDNSGWKHYPTTLRGELKDGTFECEVSISVPYSSTCPCSAALSRQLIQEAFEQKFSGDQVDYQEVLAWLGTPEGICATPHSQRSYAQVKVKIAEDAPLSISALINQIEDAVQTPVQSTVKREDEQEFARLNASNLMFCEDAARRLQNKFSQQTEYLDFWIRVNHLESLHPHDAVAIVTKGIPGGYDDEPNFMDRLSVN, encoded by the coding sequence ATGACGAAGAACATGCCCGATATCGCTTGTCAGCCATATGAAAACCCTCAAGGAAAACTAAACTGGGTCGGAATGTCCGGCATTGAACTGCCGATTCTGGTCGAAAACGAGCAACGCACGCCAACCCAACTTTCCTCACAAGTCCAAGCCTATGTCAGCCTTGACGATCCGCTTAGCAAAGGCATTCACATGTCTCGCCTGTATGTGCTATTGGATCAAAAAGGAGCCGAAGCGCCTTTATCCGCGCAACACGTCAAAGGTTTATTGCAAGCCTTTATCGACTCTCATGAAGGACTGAGCAACCACGCTTTTGTTGAATTCCGTTTCGACTACTATGAAAGACGTCGTTCATTGAAATCCGACAATTCAGGCTGGAAACATTATCCAACCACTTTGCGCGGCGAACTGAAAGATGGAACCTTTGAATGCGAAGTCAGCATCAGCGTGCCTTACTCTTCCACTTGTCCCTGTTCGGCAGCCTTGTCTCGCCAACTGATTCAAGAAGCATTTGAGCAAAAATTCTCCGGTGATCAAGTCGATTACCAAGAAGTGCTTGCTTGGTTAGGCACACCTGAAGGTATTTGCGCTACGCCACACAGCCAACGCTCTTATGCTCAGGTTAAGGTCAAAATTGCTGAAGACGCACCTTTGTCGATTTCTGCGTTAATCAACCAGATTGAAGACGCGGTGCAAACGCCTGTGCAATCAACGGTCAAACGTGAAGATGAACAAGAATTCGCGCGCCTGAACGCCAGTAACCTGATGTTCTGCGAAGATGCGGCACGCCGTTTACAGAACAAGTTCAGCCAACAAACCGAATACTTGGACTTCTGGATTCGCGTCAACCACTTGGAAAGCTTGCATCCGCATGATGCGGTGGCGATTGTCACCAAAGGCATTCCGGGCGGCTATGACGATGAGCCTAACTTTATGGATAGACTTTCGGTTAATTAA
- a CDS encoding Lrp/AsnC family transcriptional regulator, producing MLQLDKFDKAILSALQENGRLSNQELADQIGLSPSACLRRFKALETSGLIVGYRALLDAKKLGLDLMALVHISVDKHTKERFQGFESAVQAIPNVLECLLLTGQSADYQLKVVVKDMDAYQDLLLNHLTQIDGVSGVHTSFVLRKVVDKTALPIG from the coding sequence ATGTTGCAGTTGGATAAGTTTGATAAAGCCATTTTGTCGGCATTACAGGAAAACGGCAGGTTGAGCAATCAGGAGTTGGCGGACCAGATTGGTTTGTCGCCCTCGGCTTGTTTGCGTCGGTTCAAGGCACTGGAAACCAGTGGGTTGATTGTGGGGTATCGTGCGTTGTTGGATGCCAAGAAACTCGGTTTGGATTTGATGGCGTTGGTGCATATTTCCGTCGACAAGCATACCAAAGAACGGTTTCAGGGGTTTGAAAGTGCCGTGCAGGCAATTCCCAATGTGTTGGAGTGTTTATTGTTGACGGGGCAGTCTGCCGACTATCAGTTGAAAGTGGTGGTGAAAGATATGGATGCTTACCAAGATTTGTTGCTCAATCACCTCACGCAAATCGACGGAGTGAGCGGCGTGCATACCAGTTTTGTGTTGAGAAAAGTGGTGGATAAAACCGCATTGCCGATTGGCTAA
- a CDS encoding 2-isopropylmalate synthase has translation MNTMNFHKYRPTVTPDLPNRQWPNRRLTKAPIWVSVDLRDGNQALAKPMTVEQKLKLWDKLVSIGFKTIEIGFPSASQLEFDFTRRLIEENRIPDDVTVQVLVQAREHLIERTYEALAGVKQAVIHVYNTTSRVQRDKVFCKTKDEIKQIAVDGATWVQEYAKRYPETHWIFQYSPESFSQTETDFAVEVCQAVMDVWQPTPQNKCILNLPSTVESTSPNRFADQIEYFITHMQNRESAIISVHTHNDRGCAVAAAELAILAGADRVEGTLLGNGERTGNMDVVTLAMNLYSEGINPELNFSNPDDWIEVVEEVTQIETHIRHPWVGQAVYTAYSGSHQDAIRKCLAVQNDDKPWDVAYLPIDPKDIQRDYEAIIRVNSQSGKAGAAFVLEQEYGLNLPKWVQQDFAPVAQNCAESTDGVVSHKVLFDAFVEHYRLNDSHSQLNHYKLDKQDGKEHLSLEVNGETWQGVGNGTLSALCNAWQNKTQNEIDVLDYAEHAMHQGKEAKAIAYIHVQVGNQKRVGIAMMEDSLSAMMQALISAV, from the coding sequence ATGAACACAATGAACTTTCATAAGTATCGCCCAACGGTGACTCCCGATTTACCCAATCGTCAGTGGCCGAACCGTCGTCTTACCAAGGCGCCGATTTGGGTGAGTGTCGATCTAAGAGACGGCAACCAAGCTTTGGCAAAACCCATGACCGTGGAGCAAAAGCTTAAACTTTGGGACAAATTGGTTTCTATCGGTTTCAAGACTATTGAAATCGGTTTTCCGTCAGCCAGTCAATTAGAGTTCGATTTCACCCGCCGCTTGATTGAAGAAAACCGTATTCCGGACGATGTGACGGTGCAGGTTCTGGTACAGGCGCGCGAACATTTAATCGAACGTACTTATGAAGCACTTGCTGGCGTAAAGCAGGCGGTGATTCATGTTTACAACACTACCTCGCGCGTACAACGTGACAAGGTTTTCTGTAAAACCAAAGACGAAATCAAACAGATTGCTGTCGATGGCGCCACTTGGGTTCAGGAATACGCCAAGCGTTATCCTGAAACCCATTGGATTTTCCAATACTCACCGGAAAGCTTCTCGCAAACCGAAACTGACTTTGCGGTAGAAGTTTGCCAAGCGGTGATGGACGTCTGGCAACCAACACCACAGAACAAGTGCATTTTGAACTTGCCTTCAACCGTGGAAAGCACCTCTCCTAACCGCTTTGCCGACCAGATCGAATATTTCATCACTCACATGCAAAACCGTGAATCCGCGATTATTTCCGTACACACTCATAACGACAGAGGCTGTGCGGTGGCCGCTGCGGAGTTAGCAATCTTGGCAGGGGCAGATCGTGTGGAAGGCACTCTATTGGGCAACGGCGAACGCACCGGAAACATGGATGTCGTCACCTTGGCAATGAACCTTTACAGCGAAGGGATTAACCCTGAGTTGAACTTCAGCAACCCTGACGACTGGATTGAGGTGGTGGAAGAAGTCACACAAATCGAAACCCACATTCGCCATCCTTGGGTAGGACAAGCGGTTTACACCGCTTACTCGGGCAGCCATCAGGATGCTATCCGTAAATGTTTGGCGGTACAAAATGATGACAAACCTTGGGATGTTGCTTATTTGCCGATAGACCCGAAAGACATTCAGCGCGATTACGAAGCGATTATCCGCGTCAACAGTCAGTCCGGTAAAGCAGGTGCGGCATTCGTACTGGAACAGGAATATGGTTTGAACTTACCGAAGTGGGTTCAACAGGATTTTGCCCCTGTCGCTCAAAACTGTGCAGAGTCAACCGATGGCGTTGTCAGCCATAAAGTGTTGTTTGATGCATTTGTTGAGCATTATCGTCTGAATGACAGTCATAGTCAGCTCAACCACTATAAATTGGACAAACAAGACGGCAAGGAACACCTTAGCCTAGAAGTGAATGGCGAAACCTGGCAAGGCGTGGGCAACGGGACTTTAAGCGCGCTTTGTAATGCTTGGCAGAACAAAACCCAAAATGAAATCGATGTCTTGGATTATGCGGAACACGCTATGCACCAAGGCAAAGAAGCCAAGGCCATTGCTTACATTCATGTGCAGGTCGGCAACCAAAAGCGCGTTGGCATCGCCATGATGGAAGACAGCCTATCGGCAATGATGCAGGCATTGATTTCCGCTGTGTAA
- a CDS encoding MBL fold metallo-hydrolase, whose translation MKRRSLYIPILFVALLGVTERSYAEKGDPYVDGFKAWAQDLKAQKSQDQSQAADAYLRDIAATEAKAGYIGKELPLPKAVKVKEGVYTIVGSQIWHNPSNFGLNNNISFVIFKDGVFVFNAGANPAIAYSVHQQIKRITDKPVKWLAVENNQGHAYLGASYWWDVGVRHLYSSALANKQFDDAFPSIKAEWGRRVGEELTQSARNVADKFTTFENKLAVDVGGGEKFILMDFGPGHTPASTSVYIPSRKLLFTGDLGFNERMPVMFNYTNSFEWTKSFENMMKQIPHDVTVVPGHGTPADMATIKRQTYDYFRYVQKQVQKVVDNGGNQQDAEAIDQSMYKDRPVFDQAAKNNARRIYQEITGGDF comes from the coding sequence ATGAAACGACGAAGTTTATATATACCGATACTTTTTGTGGCATTGCTAGGGGTCACTGAACGCAGTTATGCGGAAAAAGGTGATCCTTATGTTGATGGCTTCAAAGCTTGGGCGCAAGACCTGAAAGCGCAAAAATCCCAAGACCAATCTCAAGCGGCGGATGCCTATCTGCGAGATATCGCCGCCACCGAAGCGAAAGCCGGTTATATCGGTAAAGAGCTGCCACTTCCTAAAGCGGTGAAAGTCAAAGAGGGGGTTTACACCATTGTCGGTAGCCAGATTTGGCACAACCCTTCTAACTTCGGTTTGAACAACAATATTTCTTTTGTCATCTTCAAAGATGGTGTATTCGTTTTCAATGCGGGCGCAAACCCTGCCATTGCCTACAGCGTGCATCAGCAAATTAAACGTATTACCGACAAACCTGTGAAATGGCTGGCGGTGGAAAACAACCAAGGGCATGCCTATCTTGGTGCGAGTTATTGGTGGGATGTTGGCGTGCGTCACCTTTACTCAAGTGCGTTGGCAAACAAACAGTTTGATGATGCCTTCCCAAGTATCAAAGCCGAATGGGGACGTCGAGTGGGTGAGGAATTGACACAATCCGCCCGCAATGTCGCCGATAAGTTCACCACCTTTGAAAACAAGTTGGCGGTGGATGTCGGTGGTGGCGAGAAGTTCATCCTGATGGATTTCGGGCCAGGTCATACACCTGCATCAACCAGCGTCTATATCCCAAGTCGCAAACTGTTGTTTACCGGTGACTTAGGCTTTAACGAGCGTATGCCGGTGATGTTCAACTACACCAATAGCTTTGAGTGGACGAAGTCGTTTGAGAACATGATGAAGCAAATTCCACATGATGTGACGGTAGTTCCTGGGCACGGTACGCCAGCGGATATGGCGACGATCAAACGTCAAACCTATGACTACTTCCGTTATGTGCAAAAACAGGTGCAGAAAGTCGTCGATAACGGCGGTAATCAGCAAGATGCTGAAGCTATCGACCAGTCTATGTATAAAGACCGTCCGGTATTCGACCAAGCGGCGAAAAACAATGCCAGACGCATCTATCAGGAAATCACTGGTGGTGATTTCTAA